In Dermacentor variabilis isolate Ectoservices chromosome 10, ASM5094787v1, whole genome shotgun sequence, the genomic window ACGTTGAGGGCCGTACTGATGTCTGTGACACAGATGCATGCCTCGTTATTGCGTTGTTCCCCGGTGGGTCCATTTCCATTTTTGTTTATTGCGATGGCTAATAAAGAAGACGGTCAAGGCACGACCGCGCCGTCATCATCGTGCTGTCCTGGCATCAACGGTTTATGTATGGCCCGCGCTTGGAGGCTTTCATTCTGCAGAGACGCGCGGTGGGTTTGTTTGCAAAAGCGTCGTTCCTGAGCAGCTGTGCGCGTATCACACAGTTACATACACTGATCTGAACGGTCAAGAATATATATAGTCTTTTCGCTGGGCGCCGATaccgtcggtctcatctcgtgcaccatacAGGCGGTGACGACCGTAACATCGCCCCCGGCGTTCATCCTCGCGCCAGCATTGTGATAAGCCTGGTTACCTGTCAGGGCGCAGTTTCTGCTGAGCCACGTCGCTTCCTTGTATTGTTCGAGTAGCTCGAAAACAACGCCAAACCTTGCTATCACGCTCAACGTTTCGCCCGAGGGCGAAACCGCCCATTTTTTGTATACGTATATCCACCCTTTCTTTATCACCTCCTATTTTTCACTGACAATGTTCTCTTCGTCTTAATCTCTGCGCTACTTCTTGTTTTCTatgtacctttttcttttttccttcttctagAGCTGGCAGGCCTTGTGTCCCCGCTGGTGGCTGTTGCCAGCTGGCTCCTTCTCTTCCGTCTCTCTGTGGTCGTTTTTACGTGTAGAAATATAATAACTATAATTCTGTTTCATGCTATGACGACTATTCTGTGAAAGGCAAGCCGCTAAATTTAAGCACAgtattgactgattgattgatatgTGGTGCTTAACATGGCGCAcgggccagaaatggccaaagagaTGCGCAATGTCGAAGGTTGCTCTCATCGCCGCCTTGCGCAACCGACAAAAACCAGCAGGAGGAAGCTTTGCGGCCGCAGTTGGCTGTCGACCTGGAAAACAGCGATTCGTTGTTGAGAAACGTGATGGCGTGCCGCGGCCCGGTGGACTAATGCCAAGATCCGCGTGGGCAGAGAGCCCGGTCTCTTCACAGAGGATGTGGGCCCGTCACGAGAAAGGCAAAACGGATAACTGTTTTCTCGAAAAGAGTTTGCGCAATAGAAGACAGGAATAGCTAGGCTGCATCTAATGCACATCAGCATACTAAAACGCCGATGATAAGGCTGAACAtgcatcgttttctttttttttaattccagtCAGTTAAGCAATAGACCGGATACTTACTCTTCTTTATCGCTGCCTACACCGactactttcttttcttctcttagGCGCGGGTCCTAACGCATTTTAAGCAAATATTCGCTCGATGATTCAACCTTGCAGCATTTCGGGTAGAATGTTGTTCCACTAAGTGTTAAAAGCATGTTAATAAGTGCATTGAGTGTTCCTCTGGAGTGGTGTATAGAGTTCCTTACGCGCGTGTGGTAGCGTCTACATCGGACAGTCTGACCGGTGTGTAAACATTAGGCTACGCGAACATGCTAATTCCTTAAAGGGATTGGAGTCGTCGCATATTGCCAGCCACTGTCGTGACTGCGGCTGCGCGCCTTCTTTTGAGGATTCCTCAATCATCATGAAACACCACGACCACCGCACACGTGAAATTGCCGAGGCATATAACATAGTCAAGAACAAGACCATGTGTAGAAGTCAGCCGTCAGCTTCCCTGTCAAACGAAGAGATCACGTTCATTCATTGCTCGTCAATATCTCATTATTTTTTACACATGACTTTCATGCCACATGTGCTGCCAAAGAACGGATAGCGTCCAGCTCGGCCGCTTTTCAGTCCTTCAGCATAAAGCGTGCAGCCAATTTTATGTGTGCTTCATCCGCTCCCGTATGATAATAAGCACCGCATAACTGTTTTCACAATGTCTACGAACTACTTCAGGCTTAGATGttaatctaatttttttttcgctttacgaAAGAACATTGTTCAGTGcattttctctttttatcctaTAAGCGCACCCCATTGAAAgcaatgtaccaatatatatgaGTTTACATGTGGCGTTCTACGTCATGGTGTCCACGAGCGGGAATCTGGCAGCCGGAGGCTATAGCTGGTGTTGGGAACTCACACGCGattaaataaagagagagagagaacgggcgTATCGACCTCTTGAATCTTGGCTACGCTGTTGCAAAGAATGTAGGGTAAAAAACGTATTTTGTGAGTGCACACGGCAGGCTACAAATTCCTACGGTACTTATTCTACTCCGGTACTTGTTGCCCGACATTTGTAATGCGATCGTCTGTTATTAATATGCAAACCAATAGACCAGCGTTAAACGATAACACAGGGCTACGTCTCTGCTTCGTCAAATTTTTACTCGATCTCCGAATGCCGGTGCAAGTAAACGTTAACGTTAGACGCACGCTTAACTCTGCAGTCGAAGCGTCCGCAGTGAGCAGCACTTAGCCCACTTTCCCTTCCCCTTACCCGGTTCCATAAaaaggcttcgatccaccatttaAATACATTCCCTCTACATTCTTGGTACATATATTTAGGTGCCACAGTTGCCGTAGCTTACTTATTCGAAGCTGGCGGCATTTTCTCACCTGTTGAGCAGCCGTTGACGGACCAGCCCTGGAAACAGCTGCTGCCAGCAGCACGTGACCTTGCACTTTTAGTCCCTTGAAGAAGGCAACAAACTGACGATCCAGTGAACCAGACAGGGGCGGGTCTTGTTGTTGATATGGGAAAAGAACGAGAGAACGATTCAATGCGAAACCGGCGCTGAATCTTTGCATGTTAACTGCAGTGCCTAAGGCCAACATCTACTCGACATAATTGAAAGCCAGCTGATTGCTCCGACGGTGACGTCACCACCGTAGTCGGACGCTTCTCGCAGTTGGCGATATTCTGCGGCGGATGTCTTCTTTGAGCCGCGAGCGATCGTACTCTTTTTGCTTGATGCTTCTTTTATTTTCTACGTGCACAGTCACCGCGTCTCCTAGGCGACGAGACCCGATGGAGCGACTACAGGCTAATGCTAGGCGTAAAATGAACAGGAGTAGCTCTAAATCTAACTAATCGCGGAAGCGTGTTCTTCCGAGCGCAACTGCGCTAACAGACGCAAAAATTAGAAAAGGTTTAGTTACCGTCGTCGGACAACGATAACTTAAGGCaggcttttttatttattacttacGAATAAATGACTCGAGGTCGTCTGAAAATAGGATGTCGGTGGGTCTTGCGCCTGATGAACTTCTCCAAATGCCAAGCGCATTCTCGCGAAAACAGGAAATTATTGTCGGGCGTGTAATCACCATTTATGATGCAGTCACGGCCATTTATCTCAAAGCATCATGGCTTACGATACATAGCACGACATGAGTTAATGTGTTTGTGcaaattatatatatgtatacgctgCATGTGAAATAGCGAAAAGTGTGCCTTTGACGTCGTGGGGCACACGAACGTCTAATGTGTGTCTGCAGCAGCTCAGGATACTTTTCTTTATTCGCCCCAATGAAAGCCTATAGCGTTCGTTGTtctatgaggaaaaaaaaaaacgtaaatacATTCAGCTAAACTGAATAAAACTACGCATGTTTTTCAAACAGTAATCCGTAATACCGCTTTCGACGCTCGACAAATAATGCATAGTTCTTGGCAGTGTCTTTTGGAACACTGCGCTCAGGCAATGGCCAGAAAGATGGAGCAAAGAGAAAtaccgcttttcctttctttttttcttttttttttttgaaacttcCGAGAGAAACATTGTCGAGAAAAGctgacgtgggtgcggcccgcggaCAGCGGCAcgatctttccttttttttttttttttctaattggtGCTTTACATATCGAACAGTTGTTAGACATAACCTCACCTACTTCTCCACAGCTCATCACTTCGTATTCTTTCCCCAGTACTGCCCGTAACAAATTATGATGGCGGCTTTCTTCCTTCGGAAAGGAGAACAAGGGTAACTGAGGCTCGTTGGGGTAGTTCCAGCGGAACCCTTGCATGGGTGAATACTTAAATGGCATGACCAGTGGCCTATCTCGCTCTTCACAAATCAGCAGCACAACCACACAGTGACCGCAACACCTAGCGCACACGCCGAGGTAGCACGACTTACCAGGATCACAAAAAAGACGCGCTCCCAGCCGGCGGCTGGTCGCCGGCGGGCTGTACGAAAAGTgatgcgcgtgacgtcacgcgaaaagcaagcgggcttttttttttttcagttatatcTATAGGCTATTACTATAGGCAAAATTAATTTTGCGGACCTTCGAAAACACTTTAGTGcgtagaagaagaaaacaaaaagggaaaCAAGAATAGTATAGTTAGTGTATAATTTTGCTGCACTTTCAGTGCGGAGTTAATTATCTGCGCTTTCTGCGGTGCATTTTGTGTGCGCTGGTCTCTGGTGGCGTTCTTGTATGGATAAACAGTGTCTTGAAAGCTGAATGTTTGTACTTCATAACCTGTAATTTGTATGACGATGTCTGAATATGGAATGAGTTTTATCTCTTTGTATGCATGGATTACAGTGAGCGCTGACTATAactcatatatattatataatttgCTGACTGACTGCTACGTGAAGTTGCCAGTGCGGAGGCCTgcggccttgtcaagctgcaatgcGACTTTTTCTGTAGGCCTCCGGCATCGCGTTTTTCGGATGCAAAtcaagttattattattattattattattattattattattattattattattattattattattattattattattattattattattatacggaAGCATTTAGCTGCCGTCATCTTGGGCTGTTAACGCTGCTGTTTTCTGTCTTTAACGACGAAGTGTACGCCACTACAGTGGATTCGCAGCCATGAAAATAGTTGTGTAAATGCGTTCAGCGTTTCATCACCAGGTTACGTCACTTTACTTCTAATAAAACATAGAAATTGCTTGTGTATCAGCCCGagatggcggcgcccatgaagCGACTATAAAATCGTCTATATATACAGAAGGTGCTGCTAAAGCTTTGTTCAcaccaccgtggttgcttatagCGAGCGGAGGAAACAGCTTCTAGCAGCACGTGCTGTGACGTCGCGTCAGCAAATTCAGCGCTCATCTTGAATGCATTAGACGTGCACTGCTTCTGACCTGACCGAGAGCCGGCGTGCGAGAACGTAGGAGCGCGTGAATTCTCGCAACGCGCTTGGACACGAACAGCGCTCAATTGGCTGAACGCATAGGATTAAAGCAAACGTCGATACAGGCGCCCATCTGTTATCGCTCAAAATGGCGTGCCGTTTTGGTGGCCTCCCTACCGGACGTCGTCAGCATGCTTTAGTTGTGCACTTAAAATGGCCGTAGCTGTGTCTATGGCCGTAGCACCTACTGTGCAGCGCTGGCTCCCCGTTGTTTAAGGAACGGGTGAACACGGAATGAACAAATCACCGAACGAACGAGCTAAATGCGAGTAACTCGTGCGGCATGTATGTTTAtagaggaataaaaagaaaacccACAATGAAGCAACTGAACGCAAAAATTTGCAATTCGCACGAACGTACGCAAAGCAAGTGCACGTATGCGCTACATGACAGCCGACGGCCATCTATATACTTACAGTCATCCAGGTGTCTCCAGCAGCGCCTGGGGCGCTACTGTACTAACCGTGTAAATCCACGCGCTGACCATAATTTTAATAGTTTCCTCTGGTTCTAGAGAACTTACGTTTTGTAGCTACGGCCTCCGAGATCCGGCGCCGCGCGCCACCAGATCTCGGAGGCTTTGCTGTAGCCGACTAAGCCAGTCACCCCGCGTCACGTGACGCTCCCGCTTGGATACGCAGGTGGCATGCGTGGCGCTGGGCGACATGATGCGCAAAAGCATCGTGTTCGACGCCAGCACGCCCAAGGTGTTCTACTGCCCGCAAGAGAAGCCGCGCGCCCTGGACAAGATGATCGTCAAGGCGAGGCCCGTCGAGAAGCTGTGCGAGTTCGAGGGCAAGGGCCTGCCCAAGGGCTACAAGTCCGACTGTTACAACGACGTCGACGAGACCGAGTACGCATGCGCCGAGAAGCAGCGCATCCTGGTGAGCGTCCCTTTTATCGCTTCTTACGGCACGACCGAATCGAGCCAGTGCATCTTGCAGGAGCTATACGTCCCGTTTCTGGGTGTCACGTGCAGTTGGCGACACGTATATATTAGGCCGCCACGCGGAAGATGACAAGACACTGAGCAACGAAACCGTGTGTCCGGACGGAATTTGTAGGGCACTGAATTGAAATACGACTGTACACGTTAAACAAGTCGGCTACGGCATTAATTGCGAGCACGTTCGCTGTTCGTAGggaaaagataaaaagaaagaaagaccggcTACTGATCAGACCCCGTAAGACGTTATCGCGTTCTGCAAGTGAGCAGGCGGAAATTCGAGAACTTGCTATACATGCATCTCACGCAGTCTAGAGACTCTTCCAAAACTAgcgataccaaaaaaaaaaaaaaaaaagtgtatctTGCAGAAACAGGAGCGAGACGACCGCGATAACGTGCCCGTAAGTAGAAATATAGCAAGCTTTTACAGACAAGGGGCACCCGAAGGGTTCCGTCTAAATACAGCTCGCTAAATTTGGCAGACGAGAGAGATGAAATGTCGAGGCAGTATGACATTAGGAGACGCCTCATGGCAACGCTGGCGAAAAACTGAGCCAGCTTTTCTTAACTAATCTCGGCGTAATCTTCGCGTAAAGAACATACGAATTGGCACGTACCTGGGTCAAGGCGTGAGGAACAttgttttttattattcttttagcAAACCGGAAAACAGACAATTTTACTTCGGAATAGAAacgcagaacttttttttttatttccttgaagTCTACTGCGAAAGAAATATTACAGGGCCAGTTTACTTGGGCCACTGGCACACGCCTGACACACGAACATGTATGGTTCTTTTAAAAGAGACTAGAATGCCTATAGTTCGGCTATTTTCCAATAATAGTTAACATCAGAAACTAATTCCCCAGTTTAGCTGCAGGTGAAGATGAAACGATCCGTTTTGACTATGTCCGAAGTAACTCCTCCACCGTATATCTGGTCAACGAATTTCGAGGCCTCAACTGCATGGGATCACGAAGATAGGACAAAATTTCCAAATAGAGACACTGGCGTGAACAATTTCACGAGGTAGTTTCAAATTTTGACTGCAGATGGACACGCGATGCCAGCGGGTTGAAACGTCCGCATATTACCTTttctgacgttttttttttcttctctttttcttttgatgtcgctcgcACCGTACATGATATCGCTTCAGgaaatcaagagagagagagagagagagagggctctttattggaaaaacagagaattttgccggcgcgtatataactgctggcatgctactctgtatagggatggggaatgggattaaaagattccagaaaagagttcgagaaaaaaaggataaaagtaaatatgaaatgtccgagtggacctgatactaatatttacaggtgacatggcgggtaaatttaagcttttgtataggaaggatgcaatttttaaagctttcctatttgaccaaaaTCAGGAAATCAAAATAAACCAACTTTAGTACAAGCGTGTACGTTTCGAAGACGTGGTGCGCATTTCAGCGCAAGTCATGCGGTGACAAAGTTGCTACACGTTGTCGTTATTGTTGTTACCTGAACATATGGCTAGCAACCTCTGAACCACCGCCTTATCTTCCGCAGCTGTCCTTGAAAATTTTGCCAAACCCAGTTTAGTTTCATGAAATCGACATATATTTTCCTGAAGTCGTGTTGCACAGTTGGATTTATTCGCCCTCGTCGTCGGACGACGTCAGCTGTGGTTGCGTCCTGCCTCGTTCATGTACTCTCAACACTGCTTTTTGCGCTACCATTTTCTAAAGTGTAAAATTCGACAGAAAATTTGTAAGAATGTCGCATCCGCTAACCAAATCATAGATGAGGGCGACCTTGCGGATTCCCGACGTTTTCCTTCAtcacttgtgttttttttttttctttttataactCATAATTTTATCCATTGTATTTACGATGCCAGATTCATAAGTATTACCTCGGTGCGACAACACGCATTCACTAAAACTAACAAGGACtgctactacaactactactccATGACGCGGTAAAGGCGACGTCCGTAAATAACACATGTTGGTGTTCACGCAAACAGACTGATGCTCATTTCATTTCATGTTATtttgattgaaaaaaaattataatagcAATTgtttcaccgcccgattcattgctgatcccccagagtgggtagtGATATTTCGCTAAGAAATAAGTACAAGGCTGAACTGCACAGCTTTTTACGTACTGCTGACATACGCGAATAGTTAAAAGCTATTTCAGCAGAAATGAGGCGTTCTAAGGCAATAACGTCTGCCCTGTCCCAGCCTGTCGCAGTTAAGATGTCCTTCCGTTTCTTACACTAGACAGAATGAAGTACATAATTGGCGTATACGTAGTTGCGGGCTACGTCAAGTTTTGCTACTAGAAAGACGCCATCTTCAACGTCTCACGTGGTTAAGGAGAACAAGTATCTCGAAACGTCTTAATCTGTGACATTGTCAGCAGCTGTAAGCctacactttttttttgtataggaGGGATAGGCGGATAAAAGAATTGTATCAGAGTGGGGTATCTTCCGCGTAGGGCTGAGGCATCAGGGCTTCATTGGCTCCATCAGCAGGTACTCTGCGCGTCCGCTGGATCAACCGTCACAGCTCCTGCGGGTCccagctggtcagcgcagtcttcCAGAGGGAAATTGAGCGTGAAGGCATTGGGGGTAGCCCTCGCGGTGCAAGCATTCCGATGTGCggtgatatactgtgggctttgctccataGAAGAGACACTATGAGAGACGTTGCGTGGAGGACCAGGCGAAGGGTTAGGAGACAGGGGAATGAATTACTCTGTAgttgtcgccacgcgacggcttCTTCTCGGTATAGGACACATCTCTTGTTCTAGATGTGGCATCAGCCAGCTCAACATGAAGTTCGCAAAGCGTCAGCTTTCTCGGATGTCACGAGGTGTCGCTAGATCGCGATTCTTATTCTCGTTCGCAGCTCCGGATCAACCCTCCCAACGAAACGGACACGACCACCACGGAGCCAGCGACTACAGCTAAGCCTTCCAAGAAGAGCAAGTCCTTCAAGGTCCCCAAGAACTGAGCGCCGTCAAAACCGGGTGCCAAATGGAACCGGCGAAACGCTTCAATGGCAGCTATTttgaatattttgagagcgttttATGGACTGTTTTCGGCGCGGGAGACGCTGAAAATaaccaatttgtttttattttttattaatatACATTATGCTCACTCTGCTTGTTGACGAGCAATTCTCTTTTTCACAAAACATTGAGGTGACGCTGTTGTGCAGACAGCTTTCCGCAGACAGCTGAGTCCGCAGACAGCTTTGATAATCAATAATCATTGGCACTCGCCAGACGAGGTCACGGGGTTCTTTCTCACTTGGCCAAAATGTCAGCGCCCATCAAGTTCAGTAGGTAATGCGAAAACTTGCATAAGCCTAGTAGGTCGTTTCGCAGCGCTGGAAATAAACGCGCCTACATGGAAGTGTGGGAACAAACAACGTTTATAATTTCCAGTGTAACTAAGGGGGCCCCAGTGAGGAAGTCTTCGGAAAACTGCGAGGGCTGCACATAATGGTTCGACACAAGGACGTCAGGACTTACCGTTCGAATCAGAGCGTTCGGAATGAAATGGCAATTTCACAATAAAAGAAAGGTTTTTGTAAACGTCTTTTGTCTCGTTTTTTTCGTATAACTTCAAGTACCTCACCCTTTTCTGCAAAGCTTACGATGAGAAGTGGCTTAAATGTACACAGATAAAAAAAGAGACAAACGACTCAACGCAATGTTGGAGTCTAAATAAGTCCAAGCTTATTTGAGTTACGGAGGTAGCAGCAGCCGCGGATGACGCGCCCACAGCCTCGTCGACTGTAGTAAACACGTAGCAAtgaggatgaagagagagaggaagatgtAGAATGAAACGCAGTGAGATTATAATAATTAATTAGAACACCGAGCAGAATACatctcctatttttttttctcctaaacctttctttaattatttttttccaaaCTGCCCAGTTCTTCACCGATCCCCCGCGGTGGGTATACAGAGGATCATCACCACCATTAACCATTGTCGCGCCCTcagaggcaaaaaagaaagcttcaagtaaaaaaaaaaaaaaacgacgtgtAATTATGGTCACTTAAAGGCTAGCCTTAAGAAACAGTGGAAACAGCCGGCTTGGCACCAAAGACATGAGCCAACACCTCCTATATACTATAGGAGGTGTTGGGACAGCACGACCACAACTCTGACGACGGCAACCCGGACGACAAGACAACTTGGCACGTCGCTGACCGAGGATCGGATCCTGGGTGGGCACGCATAGTTTGATTACTTcagcgtgtttcagcgaacactttcaaacatctttttttttttaattgactgtggcagatggcacaattctaatctatgagccggtctacttgaagaggcggacattacttgcaagaaATATGAAATGCATATCCGACTAAAAAACTTACAATTTgtaaattctagcgggtgagctgcaaggcatatccacttgaaaagggTTGCGTGATGacgccatttacgagatatgcaccgtcagacatgcggtaaaaatgcactgtcgttccgcacacttttttaacaaaacttcgttttatgcgttgaagcatAAAAGTAACCGGAATGATGATGACGAATCAACATTTATTGGGCCCGAATTAAATAGGtagtgcacgcaggcaccagacggggtggttccctagttacgggacccatatgttcccagcagctcctggcccttgtccgtcagtgcgagctgagaGTGAgagtagggcggggctggataacaaggtctcccgaacgcccatgcatttctccgcaaagttcgggaatcaaCACCTCGAAACTGGCGCCATCTcgataattcgttccaagtggatccaccttgcgaactccccggctagaatttgtaaattacagtATGTGTTACATGATGATCTGTTAAAAACGTAATTAGTAAATGTTAATTAATCGATTATGCATTTGCATTTTTTGTACAGGTAATTTCCGCCccttcgagcagaccagctcaaGGAATAGAATAGCGCTATATACGCCCGGTATATACAAAAACAattgcgctgttggttttaacgATAATACGGTCTTTCTCGATAGTGGTAGTGGTGGCGACAATAATGATATATCTGATAGCATGATGGCGAATCGTCCAGGTGAGCTACTGCTATCGTAGTGCGAGCGACCATTGTTATACACGCAGCGATGTCGCAGTAATTACTCGctttgcacaaaaaaaagaaagaaaaacgtgacCATCACCTAGTGTTTTAGATAACTTTCCTCCTGCCATATTTCGTCGACGCGATCACAAGAACAATACCATCGTTAATGTATTTTCTTTTATGCTCCTCCTTTACCGCCGTCCCATACCTTGCAGAAGAGCATGCAGGCGACCATTAACGGCCAGCTAGGCCTCGTGCTCTTCGCTAAACGGATGAGCACGGGGTTCGCATGATCGATTTCGCGCCACGGCGGCTGCGCACCGATGCAGAGCAAGATGCAGGAACGCTGATGCAACGGGTGCGCGTTAAAAAATCACAGGCGGTCAACGTTTTCCGATGCCCTCCGCTACAGCTCCTCTCGTGTAGCCCGCACGTTGCCTTGGGAAGCTATTTTAACCCCATTAAGGATCCCCATATCTGTGTTGTCTTTGGGAACAGTGGCTCGTGTCCTTTGTAGGTCAAGAGAATGGCGACGTGCCCTCCCTCGAAACCACTTTTGTTCGTCTTGCCAGAACGTCTTGTTTAAAAATATTTACTTGTCCGGTGCACGTGTGGTTATAAGAAAAATGCAGAGCCATATACCGAAGTGCAATGTTCATCCTGTGCAGCGCATTCAATGATTTGTTTCTTACTCGCTGTGGTGGTGTCGTGACttaggcgttgcgctgctaagccagcggacgcgggatcgaatcccggccgtggaaGCGGGGCGAGATTTTCGAtatgaggcgaaatgcaaaaacgcccatgtaccgtgcattcatgggcgcacgttaaagaaccccaggtggtccaaggtaatccgaagtccccactacggcgcgcctcataagcGCATCTTAGCGGCCTGCGCATATGCGGTTATAAGGAAAATGCAGGGTCATTAAATGCTATCGCATCCAATGACTCGTATTTTCTTATGTCACTCGAGTGGAACAGTTCTCACGCTTCATGTGCAACGACACAAGTTAATGCTAACTTGTTTCATTGCACTACGATTTCCTAGGCCTCCTACGTGACGAACACGCAGCAAAATTTGCAGCAACACAACAAAGAATAAGTCGTTTGAGAGACAAGGCTGCGGCCGgcatctcaaaaaaaaaaatttatgtaaCAGAACAGTTTGTCGACACGGCACTTTTTGTTGATGTCCAGGCACAATGGGGTCCCAGAGTACAGAAAACAAAACTTCTTCGGAGATTTCGCGTCGAATCCAG contains:
- the LOC142559958 gene encoding uncharacterized protein LOC142559958, whose amino-acid sequence is MNKLLVIATLSMVACVALGDMMRKSIVFDASTPKVFYCPQEKPRALDKMIVKARPVEKLCEFEGKGLPKGYKSDCYNDVDETEYACAEKQRILLRINPPNETDTTTTEPATTAKPSKKSKSFKVPKN